Proteins co-encoded in one Streptomyces roseochromogenus subsp. oscitans DS 12.976 genomic window:
- a CDS encoding amidohydrolase family protein yields the protein MPWLWQLPPTDRLYYPLHAACVDLGIPFCTQVGHTGPLRPSETGRPIPCIDQVALDFPELTIVCGHIGCPRTTEMIAVADKHANVYIDTSAYTARRYPRELVDYLRGRGRGKVDEEATELFLSGNARRVFSL from the coding sequence GTGCCCTGGCTGTGGCAACTGCCGCCCACCGACCGGCTGTACTACCCGCTGCACGCCGCCTGCGTCGATCTCGGCATCCCCTTCTGCACCCAGGTCGGCCACACCGGCCCGCTGCGCCCCTCCGAAACCGGACGCCCCATCCCCTGCATCGACCAGGTCGCGCTCGACTTCCCCGAACTGACCATCGTCTGCGGCCACATCGGCTGTCCGCGGACCACGGAGATGATCGCCGTAGCCGACAAGCACGCCAATGTCTACATCGACACCAGTGCCTACACCGCCCGCCGCTACCCGCGCGAACTGGTCGACTATCTGCGCGGCCGGGGCCGCGGGAAGGTGGACGAAGAGGCCACCGAGCTGTTCCTGTCCGGGAACGCCCGCCGGGTCTTCAGCCTGTGA
- a CDS encoding gluconate:H+ symporter: MTNLKLNGFAALLLVAVGVGLVRGIPLEKIPDVLSEGIGGQIGDTMLTIGLGAMVGRVMGDSGAAQRIAGRLLDLCGPRWVQLAMVLSAMLIGVTMFYEVAFVIIVPVAFTLVRVTRANLLWVGLPMSIALSTMHSFLPPHPGPTSVAATFHASLGLTLFYGLFIAIPAGALIALIWPRLPFIRRMDPSIPTGLVSDRVFTDEEMPGTGWSLSVALLPVVLIAGAAVTDLVGSGSGPVLHFIAFIGSAPIALLLTLAVAIWAFGLRIGRSLEEVSVSCRSAAQAMAMILLVIGAGGAFKQVLVDGGISDYIKNTTHGWSLSPVILAWLIAANLRVALGSATVAVVTASGVALPLLAGSGVHPEIMVLAISCGSIAFSHVNDPGFWMFKEYFNLSVIDAIKARTTYTTVLAVLGLGGVLAMESILDALNM; this comes from the coding sequence ATGACGAACCTGAAACTCAACGGCTTCGCCGCCCTGCTGCTGGTGGCCGTGGGGGTCGGCCTCGTCCGGGGCATCCCGCTGGAGAAGATCCCCGACGTGCTCTCCGAGGGCATCGGCGGGCAGATCGGAGACACCATGCTCACCATCGGGCTCGGCGCGATGGTCGGCCGGGTGATGGGCGACTCCGGCGCCGCCCAGCGGATCGCCGGCCGACTCCTCGACCTGTGCGGCCCGCGCTGGGTTCAGCTCGCCATGGTGCTGTCCGCCATGCTGATCGGCGTCACCATGTTCTACGAGGTCGCCTTCGTCATCATCGTGCCGGTCGCCTTCACCCTCGTACGTGTCACCCGGGCGAATCTGCTCTGGGTCGGGCTGCCGATGTCGATCGCCCTGTCCACCATGCACAGCTTCCTGCCGCCGCACCCCGGCCCGACCTCGGTCGCCGCGACCTTCCACGCCTCGCTCGGACTGACCCTGTTCTACGGCCTGTTCATCGCCATCCCGGCCGGTGCGCTGATCGCTCTGATCTGGCCGCGTCTTCCGTTCATCCGGAGGATGGACCCCTCCATACCCACCGGCCTGGTCAGTGACCGCGTCTTCACCGACGAGGAGATGCCGGGCACGGGCTGGTCACTGTCGGTGGCCCTGCTGCCCGTGGTGCTCATCGCCGGAGCCGCGGTGACCGACCTGGTCGGCTCCGGGTCGGGGCCCGTCCTGCACTTCATCGCTTTCATCGGTTCCGCGCCCATCGCCCTGCTGCTCACGCTGGCCGTCGCGATCTGGGCGTTCGGCTTGCGGATCGGCCGCAGCCTGGAAGAGGTCAGCGTGTCCTGCCGGTCGGCCGCCCAGGCGATGGCGATGATCCTGCTCGTGATCGGCGCGGGCGGCGCGTTCAAGCAAGTCCTCGTGGACGGCGGGATCTCGGACTACATCAAGAACACCACCCACGGCTGGTCGCTGTCGCCGGTCATCCTCGCTTGGCTCATCGCGGCCAACCTCCGCGTGGCCCTCGGCTCGGCGACCGTCGCCGTCGTCACCGCCTCGGGCGTGGCCCTGCCGCTGCTCGCCGGCAGCGGAGTCCATCCGGAGATCATGGTCCTCGCCATCTCGTGCGGATCGATCGCCTTCTCACATGTCAACGACCCGGGATTCTGGATGTTCAAGGAATACTTCAATCTGTCCGTCATCGACGCGATCAAGGCGCGCACCACCTATACGACCGTGCTCGCGGTCCTCGGCCTCGGCGGTGTCCTCGCCATGGAGTCGATTCTGGACGCCCTCAACATGTGA
- a CDS encoding GNAT family N-acetyltransferase, producing MGFTLEGPVLEGALVRLEPLGHRHAADLAASAEEDRSVYRFTWVPRASEVEEYIDLQLARAAAGKLAPYAQVEKSSGRAMGATAYWDPRLWPTGDGLCAIEVGYTWLAASALGTGLNTEAKFLLFRHAFENWGVARVDLKTDARNGRSRAAIEKVGARFEGVLRNWSRSWVPGEDGLLRDSAIFSITAAEWPDCRTHLARRLARVPDRPRGIGNLTHSPDS from the coding sequence GTGGGATTCACGCTTGAGGGCCCGGTTCTTGAAGGAGCGCTTGTGCGTCTGGAGCCCTTGGGTCATCGCCATGCCGCAGACCTGGCCGCTTCGGCGGAGGAGGACCGGAGCGTATACCGGTTCACGTGGGTGCCTCGGGCGAGCGAGGTCGAGGAGTACATCGACCTACAGCTCGCTCGTGCCGCTGCCGGAAAACTCGCTCCGTATGCGCAGGTCGAGAAGTCTTCGGGGCGGGCCATGGGAGCCACCGCCTACTGGGATCCGCGCCTGTGGCCCACCGGGGACGGTCTCTGCGCGATCGAGGTCGGTTACACCTGGCTGGCGGCGTCGGCCCTGGGCACGGGGTTGAACACCGAGGCCAAGTTCCTGCTGTTCCGGCACGCATTCGAGAACTGGGGCGTGGCGCGCGTCGACTTGAAGACGGACGCACGCAACGGCCGTTCGCGAGCGGCCATCGAGAAGGTGGGAGCACGGTTCGAGGGCGTGCTGCGGAACTGGTCACGGTCGTGGGTGCCGGGTGAGGACGGTCTGCTCCGCGATTCCGCGATCTTCTCGATCACCGCGGCAGAGTGGCCCGACTGCCGTACACACCTGGCACGGCGACTGGCCCGTGTCCCGGACCGCCCTCGCGGCATCGGCAACCTGACCCACTCGCCGGACAGCTGA